In one window of Gloeocapsopsis sp. IPPAS B-1203 DNA:
- a CDS encoding SLBB domain-containing protein, with the protein MKTKVSKALTQPVAGLALLAMVATTYPSPSWAQLPAPTAAVQENVEYTLDGGDRIRINVFEVPEYSGDYQIPPGGDLYLPLIGRVVIRGLTQNQAAELVTTRYARFLRRPIVTVSLIAPRPINVIVSGEVISPGSYTVGLQGGAGDNPGVQYPTIVSALTLAQGVTLAADLRQVQLRRPQGGNLPVQTYNIDLTQLVRTGTVDRDLTLRDGDTIFIPTATSINLAELRQFASASFAVPANRPRTVTVVGEVNRPGSYVVTGGGVSTAAATDQGGNQGGANNNGLPTVTRAIQLAGGITSEADIRSILIRRPTKSGTEHSISVNLWDLLKTGDVAQDTLVQEGDTIVVATATDVNPAEATELADANFSPATIPVSVVGEVKTPGVLNLPPNTPMNQAILSAGGFNNARARRNTVELVRLNPDGTVTRRNIETNFEQGINEQTNPRLRANDIVVVNRSGIARIGDTLGTAFGPLGGVINILRFIGF; encoded by the coding sequence ATGAAAACTAAAGTATCTAAAGCCTTAACCCAACCAGTTGCCGGTTTAGCTCTGTTAGCTATGGTTGCAACGACTTATCCATCTCCGAGTTGGGCACAACTTCCAGCCCCAACAGCTGCGGTACAAGAAAATGTAGAATACACCTTGGATGGTGGCGATCGCATCCGCATCAACGTTTTTGAAGTGCCTGAATATAGCGGTGACTATCAAATTCCTCCTGGTGGCGACCTGTATTTACCCTTGATTGGTCGTGTCGTTATCCGAGGGCTGACTCAAAATCAAGCAGCAGAGTTAGTTACAACACGTTATGCTCGCTTCCTGCGCCGCCCCATTGTCACAGTTAGTCTCATCGCTCCTCGCCCGATTAACGTCATTGTCTCTGGCGAAGTTATTAGCCCTGGCTCCTACACAGTAGGACTACAAGGCGGGGCTGGTGATAATCCTGGCGTACAATACCCCACCATTGTCAGTGCTTTAACTCTTGCCCAAGGAGTCACGCTGGCAGCAGATTTGCGTCAAGTACAACTGCGCCGTCCTCAAGGTGGTAATTTACCGGTACAAACTTACAATATCGATCTCACTCAGCTTGTCCGCACAGGTACTGTAGATCGCGATCTGACTTTACGCGATGGCGATACTATTTTTATTCCTACTGCAACAAGTATTAACTTAGCCGAATTACGTCAATTTGCTTCTGCCAGTTTTGCTGTACCCGCAAATAGACCTCGTACTGTCACAGTTGTTGGTGAAGTTAACCGTCCTGGTTCTTATGTTGTCACGGGAGGTGGTGTTAGTACAGCAGCAGCAACAGATCAAGGCGGAAACCAAGGAGGTGCTAATAATAATGGACTACCCACGGTGACGCGAGCAATTCAACTTGCAGGCGGGATTACATCAGAAGCTGACATCCGCAGTATCTTGATTCGCCGTCCTACCAAATCAGGTACAGAACATTCTATTAGTGTTAATCTTTGGGATTTACTCAAGACAGGTGATGTTGCTCAAGACACACTTGTGCAAGAAGGAGATACGATCGTTGTTGCCACAGCAACAGATGTCAACCCAGCCGAGGCAACTGAATTAGCTGATGCTAACTTCTCACCAGCTACAATTCCAGTCAGTGTAGTCGGTGAAGTCAAAACTCCAGGAGTGCTCAATTTACCGCCCAACACTCCGATGAATCAGGCAATTTTGAGTGCGGGAGGATTTAATAATGCTCGCGCTAGAAGAAATACTGTAGAGTTAGTTCGCCTGAATCCTGATGGTACTGTGACAAGACGGAACATCGAAACAAATTTTGAACAAGGTATCAATGAGCAAACAAACCCTCGACTCCGTGCTAACGATATTGTTGTTGTCAATCGCTCTGGTATAGCTCGGATCGGCGATACTCTAGGAACCGCTTTTGGACCTTTAGG